A section of the Cytophagales bacterium genome encodes:
- a CDS encoding T9SS type A sorting domain-containing protein, with protein sequence MYLIEFIKHRLYFTSFAVNPFPVVTLGPDTVVCDTAFALDAGNTGAGFNWSTGESTQTIVVFTSGTYWVDVMIGGCTTRDSINVTINLTVTGTVSSTAETVLNANDGTAWVSLTTGTGPFNYAWSPGVHPDNDTIAGLVPGTYCVTVTDANNCTFTGCDSVAPGPTGLSQTYNADQSIRLYPNPNEGVFTISFTGFENENISLTIIGLHGRTVISKELTVNDELTEEVDISDLSKGMYFLKVNSSDNVFIKKILVE encoded by the coding sequence TTGTATCTGATTGAATTTATCAAACATCGCCTCTACTTTACCAGCTTTGCCGTTAATCCTTTTCCTGTTGTTACCTTAGGTCCGGATACTGTGGTTTGTGATACTGCCTTTGCCTTAGATGCAGGAAATACCGGTGCCGGTTTCAACTGGTCAACAGGTGAAAGCACCCAGACAATTGTAGTGTTCACCTCAGGAACTTATTGGGTAGATGTTATGATAGGTGGTTGTACAACCAGGGATAGCATTAATGTAACAATAAATCTAACTGTAACAGGAACAGTTTCTTCAACAGCCGAAACGGTTCTGAATGCAAATGACGGTACAGCTTGGGTATCATTAACCACCGGTACCGGACCTTTTAATTACGCATGGTCGCCAGGCGTACATCCCGATAATGATACCATTGCTGGTCTTGTTCCCGGTACTTATTGTGTCACTGTAACTGATGCCAACAATTGTACATTTACCGGTTGTGATTCAGTAGCTCCAGGTCCAACGGGATTAAGCCAGACCTACAACGCAGATCAAAGCATCAGGCTGTATCCTAATCCAAACGAGGGCGTATTTACAATCAGCTTCACCGGATTTGAGAATGAGAATATTAGTCTGACAATTATCGGCCTGCATGGCAGAACAGTGATCAGCAAAGAGCTTACTGTCAATGATGAATTGACTGAAGAAGTAGACATTTCTGATCTGTCAAAAGGGATGTACTTTCTGAAGGTGAATAGTTCTGATAATGTATTTATCAAGAAAATATTGGTAGAATAA